Proteins encoded in a region of the Botrytis cinerea B05.10 chromosome 11, complete sequence genome:
- the Bcgrx2 gene encoding Bcgrx2, whose protein sequence is MGKYYEANPPYYKEKPTKMASMRRIKVFGILVFIAVVSLLFYTSSLRQQRNLSKSDSGDFYSKTMNGLGKQEVAAAGGRNDEDEKVAKEMQQRLKDAADKARDNANAKAFKPDPPSQVVGKGNAAEGQGGERSVAGRKKMGDKAQEVVKEGEKEEEDMEVTTELNTILKKSPIIIFSKSYCPHSKRAKDILLEKYRIDPLPYVVELDKHPLGGKLQGRLNQLTGRRTVPNVLVNGVSIGGGDDVAELDEKGTLGEKVKDLGGKKILSVKAN, encoded by the exons ATGGGAAAGTACTACGAAGCTA ATCCTCCTTACTATAAGGAAAAGCCCACCAAGATGGCTTCTATGCGACGTATAAAAGTCTTCGGCATTCTCGTCTTCATCGCCGTCGTATCCCTCCTCTTCTATACTTCTTCTCTTCGTCAACAACGcaatctctccaaatccGACTCTGGAGATTTCTACAGCAAGACCATGAATGGATTAGGGAAACAAGAAGTGGCAGCTGCAGGAGGCCGAAACGACGAAGATGAGAAAGTAGCAAAAGAAATGCaacaaagattgaaagatgcGGCAGATAAAGCAAGAGATAACGCGAATGCGAAGGCGTTTAAACCTGATCCACCATCGCAGGTTGTGGGGAAGGGAAATGCGGCGGAGGGGCAGGGCGGGGAGAGGAGTGTTGCGGGACGGAAGAAGATGGGTGATAAGGCGCAGGAAGTTGTtaaagagggagagaaggaggaggaagatatGGAGGTCACGACTGAATTGAATACTATTTTGAAGAAGTCGCCGA TAATCATTTTCTCCAAATCTTACTGCCCGCACTCTAAGCGCGCAAAGGATATCCTACTCGAAAAATACAGAATCGATCCGCTCCCATATGTGGTGGAATTAGATAAACATCCCCTAGGAGGAAAATTACAAGGGAGATTGAATCAACTTACTGGAAGGAGAACAGTTCCCAACGTGTTGGTTAATGGGGTCAGTATTGgaggtggtgatgatgtggCAGAATTGGATGAAAAGGGAACGTTAGGAGAGAAGGTGAAAGATTTGgggggaaagaaaattctAAGCGTTAAGGCTAATTAA